The following is a genomic window from Bosea sp. RAC05.
CTGCGGCGTGCAGTCATAGGTCGAGACGACGCCGTCGGTCGTCGAGGTGCAGGTCTTCGGCGCCCCCTTCGTGCAGACCTGCTTCGTCGAGATCGTCTTGCAGTTGTAGGGAACGGCGGGCGTGGTGGTCGTCGTCGAATAGTCTGCGGGGACGGACATCCAGGCCTGGTTGCGGTTGCCGACGCCGACATTGACGTAGTCGGCGAAGGGCACGATGCCGATCTTCACATTGGTGCCGCCCTGGGCGAGGATCGTGTTGATCAGGTTTTTCGCGGCCGATTTCAGCACGGTGATCTTGGAGCCGCCGCCGCCGGCGCTGTCCGACATCGACCAGGTGTTGTCGAGCACGAGCGCCATCTCGACGGTACCGGTGACCTCCTTCAGCGCGGCCGAGCGCGAGCTGAACCCCATCGTCGTGAAGCCGATGATCGACATCAGCGTGGTGTCGAGCACGCCGCTGCTCTCGATCGTCACGGTGCCCGACGATTCCTGAAAGTCGAACTTGGTGATCTGGATGTTCTGGCCAGCCATACCGCTCGTGTTGGCGATGAAGAACTTGTCGGCCGCCGCACGCATGGTGGCGGCATCCTTGCTCGGCAGCCTCGCTGCGGCGAGCGCGGCGGAATCGGTCGCCGCCTGCAGGCCGGAATGGGCCTTGCTGAGCCGCCCATAGTCGACGACCGCTCCGGCCATGCAGATCACTGCGACGCCCGCGAATGCGAACATCGTGACGGTTGCGCCGGATTCATCGCGGCGGAAACGGCGGGCAAACCCCAAGACAGCATCCCGATAGGACTGGCGCATCGCAGCCTCACAACTCTGGCGATGGCCCCATGACTATCCGAGCGAGCGCCGGAAGCCTGAAGCCGTTCACGATGCCGGATGTTATGCTGGCGAGAGGTTGCGATTCCGTTCCGTCAATCGATGAAACTCCGCGATGTTTCGCATTTTATCGGATGTCAGGTCCGGCTGCGCGGAACCGGCAGGATGCGCGGTGTGAGATAGCCGAACAGGGCGATCGCGATCGCGAAGGCGAGGATGGCGATCGGGGTTCCCAGGACGCTCATAGCCGCGCCCATCGCCAGCGGCCCGGTGGCCTGGCCGAGGAAGAAGCAGCAGGCGAACAAGGCCATGGCGGATCCGCGGGCGGCAGGGGCGAGCTCTGTCGCCTGTGCCTGGAACGTGCCGTGCAGCAGGAAGAAGCCGAAGCCCTGCAGTGCGAAGAGCGGGATCGCGCTCCACCAGACCCAGTCGAAGGCGAAGAGGGAGAGGCCGATCGCGCAGACCACCCCGCCCAGGCGAGTCATCAATGTCGGGCCCAGCCGCTCGACCAGGATGCGCGTCATCAGCCCGTAGACCAGGCAGCCGAAGCCCATCCCGGCGATGACGAGACCGGCCTCGGCCGGACCGACACCCGACCGCGCGAACAGGATCGCGGCGACATAGGCCGGGATGCCGAACAGCAGGAGACCCTCGATCACCACCAGCCCGTAGAGCAGCTTGGTCCGCGGGTTGGCGAACACGATGCGGTAGTTGGCGAGCGCGCCCGCGACGCTGAGCCCGGCGCGCGTCACGTTGCGTCGCGGCTTGAGGACCAGCGCGACCAGCACCGCCGCCAGCGCGGCGACGATGGCCGCCGAGAGGAAGGCGGCCCGCCAGCCGGCATGGGTGGCGATGAGCCCGGAACAGGCCGAGCCCGACATCTGCCCGATGATCATCAGGACGAGGAAGCGCCCGAGCGCGATCTGGCGTTCCTGCATCGGAGCGCGGTCGCCGATCGCGGCCATGGCGATGGGGATGATCCCGCCCGCGGCGATGCCGGTGACCGCGCGCACCGCCGTCATGATCTCGTAGGACTGCGAGAGCGCGGCCACCGTCGAGAACAGGGCCAGCGCAATGAGGCAGGTCAGGATCGTCCGGATCTTGCCGATGGCGTCCGCGACCGGCCCGAGGAAGGGCTGGCCGAGCGCATAGGCCAGCGAGAACCCCGTCACCATCATCACGATCTGCGGCACGCTGCGCGCGAACTCGCCGGCGAGCGTCGGAATCAGCGGATCGATGATCCGCATCGTGAAGGTTGAGGCGAAGCCGCAGGCGCCGAGGACGAGGATGAGGGCGGGCAGCGAGGTGGGGGCCGGCGCGTCGGCCGGTCCCGGAGGCGGTGTTTCAGACATAAGCCAGCGTAGGCTGGGCTCTCGCCTTGGCAAGTCGATCGAAGCCTTGCAGCTCTGCGATCAGCGCAGGGAAGGCCGAGAGCGGCACCATGTTGGGGCCGTCGCTGGGGGCGCTGTCGGGGTCCTCATGCGTCTCGATGAACACGCCGGCGACGCCGACGGCGACCGCAGCGCGTGCCAGCACGGGCACGAATTCGCGCTGCCCGCCCGAGGAAGATCCCTTGCCGCCGGGCTGCTGCACCGAATGGGTCGCGTCGAAGATCACCGGCGCGCCGATCGTCTGCGCCATGATCGGCAGGGCCCGCATGTCCGAGATCAGCGTGTTGTAGCCGAAGGAGGCGCCGCGCTCGGTC
Proteins encoded in this region:
- a CDS encoding pilus assembly protein TadG-related protein; amino-acid sequence: MFAFAGVAVICMAGAVVDYGRLSKAHSGLQAATDSAALAAARLPSKDAATMRAAADKFFIANTSGMAGQNIQITKFDFQESSGTVTIESSGVLDTTLMSIIGFTTMGFSSRSAALKEVTGTVEMALVLDNTWSMSDSAGGGGSKITVLKSAAKNLINTILAQGGTNVKIGIVPFADYVNVGVGNRNQAWMSVPADYSTTTTTPAVPYNCKTISTKQVCTKGAPKTCTSTTDGVVSTYDCTPQTCVQQPITPYQSCSGPTPAKTTVTNYKWYGCVLSRKTGELRLNDSEPTSPYTGFLGTSQRCLNPIVPLTSDKAVLTSAIDNLIINIGGYKPSTYIPGGLIWGVNVLSPTAPFAEAKAYDTANKMPRKAMVLMTDGANTMYFRASDGTHQNATNNGHVTTTNVDTTKICDYAKSKKIEVFTVAFAVTDVAAKTMLQGCATSAGHYYDATDAAALTAAFQSIGQSLTSLRLSQ
- a CDS encoding MFS transporter, translating into MSETPPPGPADAPAPTSLPALILVLGACGFASTFTMRIIDPLIPTLAGEFARSVPQIVMMVTGFSLAYALGQPFLGPVADAIGKIRTILTCLIALALFSTVAALSQSYEIMTAVRAVTGIAAGGIIPIAMAAIGDRAPMQERQIALGRFLVLMIIGQMSGSACSGLIATHAGWRAAFLSAAIVAALAAVLVALVLKPRRNVTRAGLSVAGALANYRIVFANPRTKLLYGLVVIEGLLLFGIPAYVAAILFARSGVGPAEAGLVIAGMGFGCLVYGLMTRILVERLGPTLMTRLGGVVCAIGLSLFAFDWVWWSAIPLFALQGFGFFLLHGTFQAQATELAPAARGSAMALFACCFFLGQATGPLAMGAAMSVLGTPIAILAFAIAIALFGYLTPRILPVPRSRT